A genome region from Erigeron canadensis isolate Cc75 chromosome 3, C_canadensis_v1, whole genome shotgun sequence includes the following:
- the LOC122594088 gene encoding alpha,alpha-trehalose-phosphate synthase [UDP-forming] 1-like, with the protein MPGNNYNGNLSVPKSRIERLLREREFRKNSRASYDVNGNATIDPEPRLRECDNFVEQYLNGASAAHGAWEKPDGGLFTQRLLVVANRLPVSAVRRGEESWSLEVSGGGLVSALLGVKEVEAKWIGWAGVNVPDEPGQRSLTKALAEKRCIPVFLDEEIVHQYYNGYCNNILWPLFHYLGLPQEDRLATTRSFQSQFAAYKKANQMFADVVNEHYEEGDVVWCHDYHLMFLPKCLKDHNINMKVGWFLHTPFPSSEIHRTLPSRSELLRAVLAADLVGFHTYDYARHFVSACTRILGLEGTPEGVEDNGRLTRVAAFPIGIDSERFTHALESPEVQNHIKELKERFSGRKVMLGVDRLDMIKGIPQKILAFEKFLEENQYWHDKVVLLQIAVPTRTDVPEYQKLTSQVHEIVGRINGRFGTLTTVPIHHLDRSLDFQALCALYAVTDVALVTSLRDGMNLVSYEFVACQDAKRGVLILSEFAGAAQSLGAGAILVNPWNITEVAASIGQALNMSAEEREKRHLHNFSHVTTHTAQEWAETFVSELNDTVIEAQQRIRQVPPPLPVEEAIERYLQSSNRLVILGFNATLTEPVDTPDRIGGDQIREMDFRLHPDLKEPLTRLCSDPKTTVVVLSGSDRAVLDENFGEYNMWLAAENGMFLRSTRGDWMTTMPEHSNMDWVDSVKQVFEYFTERTPRSHFELRETSLVWNYKYADVEFGRLQARDMLQHLWTGPISNASVDVVQGSRSVEVRAVGVTKGTTIVRILGEIVHSKSISAPIDYVLCIGHSLGKDEDIYTFFEPDLPSDSIGIPRQKLSDATKSYIDRKSRKSGSKSSQRQTHQRHPEYKQNGNSYTNGSNNNNDVVRNGGRRSSPSPDKVTWSVLDLKGDNYFSCAVGRKRTNARYLLPTSDDVVSFLKDLARAS; encoded by the exons ATGCCTGGGAATAACTACAATGGCAATTTATCAGTTCCAAAGAGTCGAATAGAGAGATTGTTGAGAGAAAGAGAGTTCAGGAAAAATAGCAGAGCTTCATATGATGTTAATGGCAATGCCACTATTGATCCTGAACCACGGTTAAGGGAATGCGATAACTTTGTGGAGCAGTATTTAAATGGAGCTTCTGCTGCACATGGCGCATGGGAAAAGCCTGATGGGGGATTGTTCACACAACGGTTGCTAGTCGTTGCTAATAGATTGCCGGTTTCTGCTGTTAGAAGAGGAGAAGAGAGTTGGTCACTAGAAGTTAGCGGTGGAGGACTTGTTAGTGCTCTTTTGG GAGTGAAGGAGGTTGAGGCGAAATGGATTGGATGGGCAGGTGTAAATGTGCCTGATGAGCCCGGGCAGAGGTCGTTAACTAAAGCACTGGCTGAGAAG AGATGCATACCAGTCTTTCTTGATGAAGAAATAGTCCATCAGTATTATAACGGTTACTGCAACAACATATTATGGCCTCTATTTCATTATCTTGGTCTTCCACAAGAAGACCGTTTGGCTACAACCCGAAGCTTCCAGTCCCAATTCGCTGCATACAAGAAAGCAAATCAAATGTTTGCTGATGTGGTAAATGAGCATTATGAAGAAGGTGATGTTGTTTGGTGTCATGACTACCATCTTATGTTCCTTCCAAAGTGTCTTAAAGATCATAACATTAACATGAAAGTTGGCTGGTTCCTTCATACGCCTTTTCCTTCTTCTGAAATTCATAGAACATTGCCTTCTCGCTCTGAGCTTCTTCGAGCAGTTCTTGCGGCTGACTTGGTCGG CTTTCATACATATGATTATGCAAGACATTTTGTGAGTGCTTGTACTCGTATCTTGGGACTTGAGGGTACACCTGAAGGAGTAGAGGATAATGGGAGGCTTACTCGTGTTGCTGCA TTCCCAATTGGTATAGATTCAGAACGGTTTACTCATGCTCTCGAGTCTCCAGAAGTGCAAAACCACATTAAAGAACTGAAGGAGAGGTTTTCTGGGAGAAAG GTGATGTTAGGAGTTGATCGTCTGGATATGATTAAAGGGATCCCTCAAAAGATACTGGCATTCGAGAAGTTCCTAGAGGAAAATCAATATTGGCATGATAAAGTGGTTTTGCTACAAATTGCAGTACCAACAAGAACCGATGTTCCTGAAT ATCAAAAGCTCACAAGTCAGGTTCATGAAATTGTGGGGCGGATAAATGGTAGGTTTGGGACATTGACTACCGTTCCGATTCACCATCTG GATCGCTCTCTTGATTTTCAAGCGTTATGTGCACTATATGCTGTCACGG ATGTAGCACTTGTAACATCTTTGCGAGATGGAATGAATCTTGTCAGCTACGAATTTGTTGCATGCCAAGATGCTAAAAGAGGAGTACTCATATTAAGTGAA TTTGCTGGCGCTGCACAGTCCCTGGGTGCAGGAGCGATTCTTGTTAATCCATGGAACATAACAGAAGTTGCAGCTTCCATAGGCCAGGCTTTAAATATGTCAGCTGAAGAAAGAGAGAAACGTCATCTGCATAACTTTTCGCACGTCACAACTCACACTGCTCAAGAATGGGCTGAAACTTTtgttag TGAACTGAACGATACTGTAATTGAAGCGCAACAAAGGATTAGGCAAGTTCCGCCACCGCTTCCAGTTGAAGAGGCTATCGAGCGTTATTTGCAGTCAAGTAATCGACTTGTTATACTG GGATTTAATGCTACATTAACTGAACCAGTTGATACACCTGATAGAATTGGAGGCGATCAGATAAGAGAAATGGATTTTAGGTTGCACCCCGATTTGAAAGAACCTCTGACTAGGCTTTGCAGTGACCCAAAAACCACGGTTGTTGTTCTCAGTGGAAGCGACAGAGCTGTTTTGGATGAG AATTTTGGTGAGTACAACATGTGGTTGGCTGCCGAAAATGGAATGTTTCTACGCTCTACCAGAGGTGACTGGATGACTACGATGCCTGAACATTCAAATATGGATTGGGTGGATAGTGTAAAG CAAGTTTTTGAATACTTTACCGAAAGAACACCTCGATCTCATTTCGAGCTTCGTGAGACTTCACTTGTATGGAACTACAAGTATGCAG ATGTGGAGTTCGGGAGGCTACAAGCCAGGGACATGTTGCAGCATCTCTGGACAGGCCCGATATCTAATGCATCCGTAGACGTTGTCCAAGGTAGCCGCTCTGTCGAGGTCCGAGCCGTGGGAGTCACAAAg GGTACTACTATTGTTCGCATATTAGGAGAGATCGTTCATAGCAAATCCATTTCTGCACCGATCGATTATGTCCTATGCATTGGTCATTCACTAGGGAAG GATGAAGATATTTACACATTTTTTGAGCCAGATCTCCCCTCAGACAGCATTGGTATCCCGAGACAGAAGCTAAGTGATGcaacaaaatcatatatagaCAGGAAATCGAGAAAAAGCGGGTCAAAATCATCTCAAAGGCAAACACACCAACGACATCCGGAATATAAGCAAAATGGTAATAGCTACACTAATGGTAGCAATAACAATAACGATGTTGTTAGGAATGGTGGAAGGCGATCATCACCATCC